One window from the genome of Spirosoma rhododendri encodes:
- a CDS encoding alpha-L-fucosidase yields MRFLIGILLFSLSVLASAQTPAPYGALPSPRQLAWHKMKYYAFVHFNMNTFTNEEWGHGTEKPDDFNPTQLDCRQWARTAKQAGMEGIVITAKHHDGFCLWPSKYTEHSVKNSKWRNGKGDVLKELSAACKEYGLKFGVYLSPWDRNHPAYGTPEYNDIFKNTLKEVLTQYGDVFEVWFDGANGEGPNGKKQVYDWPGFIATVRQYQPNAVIFSDAGPDIRWVGNEDGYAGETNWCTINRDKVYPGYPNYWELTVGEQGAKDWVPTEVNCSIRPGWYYHASEDDKVKSLEHLVDIYYSSIGRNGNWLLNLPVDRRGLVHENDAKRLLELKAYTDKATVNLAGGKQVSTNSSFANKPTFAASNLLDGKRDTYWAAADGAKQATIDIDLGKPTTLNRLLIEEYIELGQRVEKFSVAAFQNGSYQPIAIGTTIGNRRILRFPTTTTSKLRVSIEQSLASPIIRNIEIYNAPELIVTPVISRSKDGLVRIASPRTSDPVITYTTDGSEPTAKSPRFTKPFALATGGTVKARAFINNMKQASSPVTTAFDISSAKWSVSSSDKKADAMIDGNPDTFWRQPKAGEGPTSVVVDLGESLPLRGFTYLPRQDGKKEGIVYRYALSVSQDGNTWSAPVSQGAFSNINNSPVLQTIRFSKPETARYLKFDALETTEANAPTISIAELGALTK; encoded by the coding sequence ATGCGTTTTCTTATTGGCATTCTGTTGTTTAGCCTGTCTGTGCTGGCTTCCGCCCAAACACCTGCTCCGTACGGTGCGCTACCCTCACCGCGGCAACTGGCGTGGCACAAGATGAAGTACTATGCCTTTGTTCACTTCAACATGAATACGTTTACGAACGAGGAATGGGGGCATGGCACCGAGAAACCAGACGACTTCAACCCCACGCAGCTCGACTGTCGGCAGTGGGCCCGAACGGCGAAGCAGGCAGGCATGGAAGGCATCGTAATTACGGCCAAGCACCACGACGGCTTCTGCCTGTGGCCGTCGAAATACACCGAACATTCGGTTAAAAACAGCAAGTGGCGCAATGGGAAAGGTGACGTGTTGAAAGAACTCTCAGCTGCCTGCAAGGAATACGGGCTGAAGTTCGGGGTGTATCTCTCGCCCTGGGACCGCAACCACCCCGCCTATGGCACGCCCGAATACAATGACATTTTCAAGAATACGCTCAAAGAAGTGCTGACCCAGTACGGCGATGTGTTTGAAGTATGGTTCGACGGGGCCAACGGCGAAGGGCCCAACGGCAAAAAGCAGGTATACGACTGGCCGGGCTTCATCGCGACGGTGCGGCAGTACCAGCCCAACGCGGTCATTTTCAGTGATGCCGGCCCCGACATTCGCTGGGTGGGCAACGAAGACGGCTACGCGGGCGAAACCAACTGGTGTACCATCAACCGCGACAAAGTCTACCCCGGCTACCCCAACTATTGGGAACTGACTGTGGGTGAACAGGGCGCCAAGGACTGGGTGCCCACCGAAGTCAACTGCTCGATCCGGCCGGGCTGGTACTACCACGCCAGCGAAGACGATAAGGTAAAATCGCTCGAACACCTGGTCGACATTTACTACAGCTCCATTGGGCGCAACGGCAACTGGCTGCTCAACCTGCCCGTTGACCGGCGGGGGCTGGTCCACGAAAACGACGCCAAACGGCTGCTGGAACTCAAAGCGTATACCGACAAAGCCACGGTCAATCTGGCGGGGGGCAAACAGGTGTCGACCAATAGTTCGTTTGCCAATAAGCCAACCTTCGCGGCCAGCAACCTACTCGATGGTAAACGCGACACCTACTGGGCCGCTGCCGACGGAGCCAAGCAAGCCACTATCGACATCGATCTCGGCAAACCAACTACGCTCAACCGCCTGCTGATTGAAGAATACATCGAACTGGGGCAGCGGGTGGAAAAATTCTCCGTGGCCGCTTTCCAGAACGGCAGCTACCAGCCCATCGCCATCGGCACGACCATCGGTAACCGACGGATCCTGCGCTTCCCAACCACGACGACCAGTAAGCTGCGCGTCAGCATCGAGCAGTCGCTGGCCAGCCCGATTATCCGTAACATCGAAATCTATAACGCGCCGGAGCTGATCGTAACACCGGTTATCAGCCGTAGCAAAGACGGACTGGTGCGCATTGCCAGCCCGCGCACCTCCGACCCCGTCATTACCTACACCACCGACGGGTCGGAGCCAACGGCGAAAAGTCCGCGCTTTACCAAGCCGTTCGCGCTGGCGACTGGCGGCACGGTAAAAGCCCGCGCGTTCATCAATAACATGAAGCAGGCAAGCAGCCCCGTCACGACGGCGTTCGACATCAGTTCCGCCAAATGGAGCGTCAGTTCATCCGACAAAAAGGCAGACGCTATGATCGATGGTAACCCCGATACGTTCTGGCGACAACCCAAAGCGGGCGAAGGACCAACGTCGGTCGTGGTTGATCTGGGCGAATCGCTGCCCCTGCGTGGCTTCACCTACCTCCCCCGGCAGGACGGCAAAAAAGAAGGTATCGTCTATCGCTACGCCCTGTCGGTCAGTCAGGATGGCAACACGTGGTCGGCCCCGGTCAGTCAGGGTGCGTTCAGTAACATCAACAACAGTCCCGTATTGCAGACGATCCGGTTCAGCAAACCGGAAACCGCCCGCTACCTGAAGTTCGACGCACTCGAAACCACCGAAGCCAACGCCCCCACCATCTCTATCGCTGAACTGGGCGCGCTAACCAAGTAA
- a CDS encoding polysaccharide biosynthesis protein yields the protein MKKFAFLVHLRDSYQKDLALMSKPLGWIPEGFYRSVMRSRPVSPFLWSDVTLTPGATAPEGHIIMVPYTGRQLLEQQGAMMPQIRAAIDLGASKGAEIVGLGAFTSPITLGGRTLVDTAPISVTNGNAFTAYITWKKVARLIQQSYSNYPTVALVGATGSVGSLLCQLLAKYQPEARYMLVARNERKLRAMANTMHAQHPDCNPIVSQQIDDIKRADIVVLLTSAADSVLKAEHLKAGAVVLDDTMPRNTHPELVSQRPDVIVYDGGLVAMKHLRMNCSIGLAPGISYACLAETMLLAQAGHEGHFSVGNPTLEQAEYISKLAQQYAHLGFDLAPDYSFGKRLPQSVNTYDDSSVTTSLVPAF from the coding sequence ATGAAAAAATTTGCCTTCCTCGTACACCTTCGTGACAGCTATCAAAAAGACCTGGCCCTGATGTCTAAACCGCTGGGCTGGATCCCTGAAGGGTTTTACCGGTCTGTTATGCGCAGCCGCCCCGTATCGCCCTTTCTCTGGAGCGACGTGACGCTGACCCCCGGCGCCACCGCCCCGGAAGGCCACATCATCATGGTTCCGTATACCGGCCGACAATTGCTGGAGCAGCAGGGTGCCATGATGCCCCAGATCCGGGCGGCTATCGACCTGGGCGCGTCAAAAGGGGCCGAGATCGTGGGGCTTGGCGCATTCACGTCACCCATCACGCTGGGCGGACGCACCCTGGTCGATACCGCCCCCATCTCGGTGACGAACGGTAACGCATTTACGGCCTACATCACTTGGAAAAAAGTCGCCAGACTCATCCAGCAGTCGTACAGCAATTACCCGACGGTCGCACTCGTGGGCGCAACCGGTAGCGTCGGCAGCCTGCTGTGTCAGTTACTCGCCAAATACCAACCCGAAGCCCGGTATATGCTGGTAGCCCGCAACGAACGGAAGCTGCGGGCAATGGCGAATACAATGCACGCCCAGCATCCAGACTGCAACCCTATTGTATCGCAGCAGATCGACGACATCAAACGGGCCGATATTGTGGTGCTGCTCACCAGCGCGGCCGACTCCGTCCTGAAAGCGGAACACCTGAAGGCCGGAGCCGTGGTGCTCGATGATACCATGCCGCGCAACACCCACCCAGAGCTGGTCAGCCAGCGACCCGACGTAATCGTGTACGATGGTGGCCTGGTGGCGATGAAACACCTCCGCATGAACTGCTCGATTGGGCTGGCCCCCGGCATCTCCTACGCCTGCCTCGCCGAAACGATGTTGCTGGCGCAGGCGGGACACGAAGGGCATTTCAGTGTTGGCAATCCCACGCTGGAACAGGCTGAATACATTAGCAAGCTAGCCCAGCAGTACGCGCACCTGGGCTTCGACCTCGCCCCCGATTATAGCTTCGGCAAACGGCTGCCGCAGTCAGTAAATACCTACGACGATTCATCAGTTACCACATCACTCGTTCCCGCGTTCTAA
- a CDS encoding NAD(P)/FAD-dependent oxidoreductase: MKTNPVQVLILGGGYVSVWAYRSLARKLRTELRRGDVQITVVCPLTGHAYHGWTAETLTDILRVESQVSPLAELMPQATLLTGRAVAVNTPSKTVQVQLAGGQEQWLTYDHLLLGMGTTDSLTIDGSRELGYQIKDRDAFHRTHDALYELVQRAARMPARQAQQMLRVNVAGAGFTGVELATNVAEYLQLLVKEHDTLRHVSPTVRLIHSGAHVLPALGNTCQRLVGYAERTIDAYGIQRIANRRLARITAIGAQLDDGTVLESTMTITTVGQQRLELPGTEAFQRDAQNRIQTNSYQQLLDHPTIWGGGDACLVPRIGHQEGSPSNALWAIKHGESAGRNIARAIRQQSLKPFRFRGMGETASLGVGKAILELYGVQATGWLAWTIRLLFFHYFIPSRRVMRSSINDWLFLFTKRQRIGLWLRKQPRPEQATHDLALTTPRLDRAA, encoded by the coding sequence ATGAAAACGAACCCTGTTCAGGTTCTTATCCTCGGCGGAGGGTATGTCTCCGTGTGGGCCTACCGGTCGCTAGCCCGTAAACTCCGCACCGAACTGCGCCGGGGTGATGTCCAGATCACCGTTGTCTGCCCACTGACGGGTCATGCCTATCACGGCTGGACCGCCGAAACACTGACGGACATTCTTCGGGTCGAGAGTCAGGTTAGTCCACTGGCCGAACTGATGCCGCAGGCGACATTGCTTACGGGCCGGGCAGTAGCGGTGAACACTCCCTCGAAAACAGTGCAGGTGCAACTCGCGGGAGGCCAGGAACAATGGCTGACCTACGATCATCTGCTGCTGGGCATGGGCACCACCGACAGCCTGACGATTGACGGAAGCCGGGAGTTAGGTTACCAGATCAAAGACCGCGACGCCTTTCACCGCACCCACGATGCGCTCTACGAACTGGTTCAGCGGGCCGCCCGAATGCCAGCACGGCAGGCGCAACAGATGTTGCGCGTAAATGTAGCGGGTGCCGGTTTTACGGGCGTCGAACTGGCTACCAACGTGGCGGAGTACCTCCAGCTGCTGGTGAAAGAGCACGACACCCTCCGGCACGTCAGCCCGACGGTTCGGCTCATCCACAGTGGAGCACATGTGCTGCCCGCTCTCGGCAACACCTGCCAGCGACTGGTCGGTTACGCGGAGCGAACCATCGACGCCTACGGTATCCAGCGCATTGCCAATCGGCGGCTGGCACGCATAACGGCCATCGGTGCGCAACTCGACGACGGCACGGTGCTGGAAAGCACCATGACGATTACGACGGTGGGTCAGCAGCGGCTGGAACTTCCGGGCACGGAAGCATTTCAGCGCGACGCGCAGAACCGAATTCAGACCAATTCGTACCAGCAACTGCTCGACCATCCAACCATCTGGGGCGGTGGCGATGCCTGTCTTGTGCCGCGTATCGGGCATCAGGAGGGCAGTCCATCCAACGCGCTGTGGGCTATTAAGCATGGTGAATCAGCCGGGCGCAATATTGCCCGCGCCATCCGGCAGCAGTCGTTGAAGCCATTCCGTTTTCGGGGTATGGGCGAAACGGCCAGCCTGGGCGTCGGGAAAGCCATCCTGGAACTCTACGGGGTGCAGGCGACCGGTTGGCTGGCCTGGACCATCCGGCTACTTTTCTTTCATTACTTCATCCCCAGCCGCCGGGTCATGCGCTCCTCGATCAACGACTGGCTGTTTCTGTTCACCAAACGGCAGCGGATCGGCCTGTGGCTCAGAAAGCAACCCCGTCCCGAACAAGCCACCCATGACCTGGCGCTGACCACGCCCAGGCTGGATCGGGCAGCATAG